In Papaver somniferum cultivar HN1 chromosome 1, ASM357369v1, whole genome shotgun sequence, a genomic segment contains:
- the LOC113322676 gene encoding uncharacterized protein LOC113322676 isoform X2, producing the protein MKRQVRKAIEFARKAHLGQMRKTGDPYLTHCIHTGRILAALIPSHGKRAIDTVVAGILHDVIDDTCESIHTIEEEFGADVAKLVSSVSKLSYINQLLRRRRRNNLNQGVLGPGEANSLRVMLLGMVDDPRVVLIKLADRLHNMRTIHALSSPKAQAVAQETLAVWCSLASRLGVWALKAELEDLCFAVLQPQTFRQMRAELASMWKPGNRPRNLRRVLAKSDLVEPLDKSVIVTDLDVSVASEEDLASMKDLLEAVLPFDLLQNREKRTKFLYDVSKGSQTKPKVVSDASVALASLALCEEALEQELLISTSYVPGMEVTLSSRLKSLYSIYSKMKRKDVDIKKIYDARALRVVVGDKNGRLHGAAVTCCYNILDIVHGLWTPIDGEFDDYIVNPKNSGYQSLHTAIQGPDRSPLEVQIRTQTMHEHAEYGLAAHWLYKESENKVPQSAPIHVPKADTSPFQSKRVEDETETNDDNDDELCKYRSLKKGHPVLRIEGSHLLASVIVSVDNGGRELLVAVSFGLGASEAVADRRSSFQIKRWEAYANLHKKVSDQWWFAPGHGDLCTCLEKYVLCKDGIYHKQDQFDRLRPTFIQVIDLTEKEELEYWTVVSAVLEGKQVSSIPVSSSFSERLTSKSLISSPIETSVNNKVRLLREMLQWEEQVKFEAGGGLIRTKNDSGKSAVLCEVAIVCWPNGDIMRMRSGSTAADIAIRVGLEGKLVLVNGQLALPHTELRDGDIVEVKTLKS; encoded by the exons ATGAAAAG GCAGGTGCGAAAAGCTATAGAGTTCGCAAGAAAGGCTCACCTGGGTCAGATGAGGAAGACAGGTGATCCTTATCTAACTCACTGCATTCATACAGGAAGAATCTTGGCGGCTTTGATTCCATCACATGGAAAACGT GCCATAGATACGGTTGTAGCTGGGATTCTTCATGATGTAATTGACGATACATGTGAAAGCATTCACACCATTGAAGAGGAGTTTGGCGCTGATGTAGCCAAGTTGGTTTCTAGTGTTTCAAAGCTAAGCTATATAAATCAG CTGCTACGAAGACGTCGCAGGAACAACTTAAATCAGGGTGTTCTGGGTCCTGGAGAG GCGAACAGTTTACGAGTGATGCTTTTGGGGATGGTTGACGATCCTCGAGTGGTTCTTATCAAGCTTGCGGACCGTCTGCATAACATGAGAACCAT TCATGCTTTGTCATCACCAAAAGCCCAAGCTGTCGCACAAGAAACGTTAGCTGTATGGTGCTCACTTGCTTCCAGATTAGGTGTATGGGCTTTAAAAGCTGAACTCGAGGATTTGTGCTTCGCTGTTCTTCAG CCTCAAACATTTCGTCAAATGAGAGCTGAGCTGGCTTCCATGTGGAAGCCTGGCAATAGACCAAGAAATTTGCGGAGAGTGCTTGCAAAATCTGATTTGGTTGAACCCTTGGATAAAAGTGTAATAGTTACTGACTTGGATGTGTCAGTGGCTAGCGAGGAAGATCTGGCATCTATGAAG GATCTTTTGGAAGCTGTATTACCTTTTGATCTGTTACAAAATCGAGAAAAGCGCACAAAATTTCTTTATGATGTCAGCAAGGGTTCTCAGACAAAACCAAAAGTTGTGAGTGATGCTAGCGTTGCCTTGGCATCTCTAGCCCTTTGTGAGGAAGCACTTGAACAAGAATTACTTATATCAACTTC TTATGTTCCAGGAATGGAAGTAACTTTGTCAAGTCGCTTAAAAAGCTTGTATAGCATCTATTCCAAG ATGAAACGTAAAGATGTGGACATTAAGAAAATTTACGATGCACGGGCATTGAGGGTCGTAGTTGGGGATAAGAATGGAAGGCTGCATGGAGCTGCTGTAACATGTTGCTACAATATTCTTGACATTGTACACGG ACTTTGGACCCCAATTGATGGTGAgtttgatgattacattgtgaatCCGAAAAATAGTGGCTATCAG TCTCTCCACACAGCGATACAAGGTCCTGATAGATCACCGTTGGAAGTGCAGATAAGGACACAG ACGATGCACGAGCATGCCGAATATGGTCTTGCAGCACATTGGCTTTATAAAGAATCCGAGAACAAAGTGCCACAGTCAGCACCTATCCATGTACCCAAGGCTGACACATCTCCATTCCAGTCCAAACGGGTAGAGGATGAAACAGAAACGAATGACGATAATGATGATGAACTTTGCAAGTATAGGTCCTTGAAAAAAGGGCATCCAGTTCTCAGGATTGAAGGAAGTCACCTTCTTGCTTCAGTTATTGTCAG TGTAGACAACGGTGGTAGAGAACTGCTTGTGGCTGTGAGCTTTGGATTGGGGGCTTCAGAAGCGGTAGCTGATAGGAGATCCTCTTTCCAGATAAAACGATGGGAAGCATATGCAAATCTCCACAAAAAG GTTTCTGATCAATGGTGGTTTGCTCCAGGACATGGTGATTTGTGTACTTGTCTAGAAAAGTACGTACTATGTAAAGACGGTATATATCACAAG CAAGATCAATTTGATAGACTACGCCCGACTTTTATCCAAGTTATCGATCTGACGGAGAAAGAAGAGTTGGAATACTGGACGGTTGTCTCAGCTGTTTTAGAGGGCAAACAGGTTTCATCTATCCCAGTGAGCTCAAGCTTCTCTGAGAGGCTAACCTCCAAGTCTCTTATTTCCAGTCCCATTGAGACCAGCGTAAATAACAAG GTAAGACTACTGAGGGAAATGCTTCAGTGGGAGGAGCAGGTGAAGTTTGAAGCAGGCGGCGGCCTTATTCGAACAAAAAATGACAGCGGAAAATCAGCTGTGCTGTGTGAAGTGGCAATTGTATGCTGGCCCAATGGTGACATAATGAGGATGAGAAGTGGTAGTACTGCTGCTGATATAGCCATTAGAGTAGGACTGGAAGGCAAATTGGTACTTGTAAATGGTCAACTTGCATTGCCACATACTGAGCTCAGGGATGGCGACATTGTTGAAGTCAagactttgaaatcttga
- the LOC113322676 gene encoding uncharacterized protein LOC113322676 isoform X1, whose amino-acid sequence MFSPLLRQNTNPSRIKMILFLPKNPPLPLSLPHDHGNFVIGGRRMRRRRRNSSLIVSSALNPLLFTSSTGNLIAAAAATGTSSSAVASAAHAAVGSAMAQVAVTAVACLSGACLSTKVDFLWPKLQDQPDVLILDGVDVTGYPIFMDEKVRKAIEFARKAHLGQMRKTGDPYLTHCIHTGRILAALIPSHGKRAIDTVVAGILHDVIDDTCESIHTIEEEFGADVAKLVSSVSKLSYINQLLRRRRRNNLNQGVLGPGEANSLRVMLLGMVDDPRVVLIKLADRLHNMRTIHALSSPKAQAVAQETLAVWCSLASRLGVWALKAELEDLCFAVLQPQTFRQMRAELASMWKPGNRPRNLRRVLAKSDLVEPLDKSVIVTDLDVSVASEEDLASMKDLLEAVLPFDLLQNREKRTKFLYDVSKGSQTKPKVVSDASVALASLALCEEALEQELLISTSYVPGMEVTLSSRLKSLYSIYSKMKRKDVDIKKIYDARALRVVVGDKNGRLHGAAVTCCYNILDIVHGLWTPIDGEFDDYIVNPKNSGYQSLHTAIQGPDRSPLEVQIRTQTMHEHAEYGLAAHWLYKESENKVPQSAPIHVPKADTSPFQSKRVEDETETNDDNDDELCKYRSLKKGHPVLRIEGSHLLASVIVSVDNGGRELLVAVSFGLGASEAVADRRSSFQIKRWEAYANLHKKVSDQWWFAPGHGDLCTCLEKYVLCKDGIYHKQDQFDRLRPTFIQVIDLTEKEELEYWTVVSAVLEGKQVSSIPVSSSFSERLTSKSLISSPIETSVNNKVRLLREMLQWEEQVKFEAGGGLIRTKNDSGKSAVLCEVAIVCWPNGDIMRMRSGSTAADIAIRVGLEGKLVLVNGQLALPHTELRDGDIVEVKTLKS is encoded by the exons ATGTTTTCACCGTTGCTGCGCCAAAACACAAACCCTTCAAGAATCAAGATGATTCTGTTCCTACCCAAGAACCCACCTCTACCTTTATCACTACCACATGATCATGGTAATTTTGTAATTGGAGgaaggaggatgaggaggaggaggagaaattCTTCTCTTATTGTATCTTCAGCTTTGAATCCTTTGTTGTTTACTTCATCAACTGGTAAtcttattgctgctgctgctgcaactggtaCTAGTAGTTCCGCCGTTGCTTCTGCTGCTCATGCTGCTGTTGGCTCAGCTATGGCTCAGGTTGCTGTTACTGCTGTGGCTTGTCTTTCTGGTGCTTGTCTTTCTACTAAAGTTGATTTCTTATGGCCCAAATTGCAAGATCAACCAG ATGTTCTCATATTGGATGGAGTTGACGTAACTGGATATCCAATTTTCATGGATGAAAAG GTGCGAAAAGCTATAGAGTTCGCAAGAAAGGCTCACCTGGGTCAGATGAGGAAGACAGGTGATCCTTATCTAACTCACTGCATTCATACAGGAAGAATCTTGGCGGCTTTGATTCCATCACATGGAAAACGT GCCATAGATACGGTTGTAGCTGGGATTCTTCATGATGTAATTGACGATACATGTGAAAGCATTCACACCATTGAAGAGGAGTTTGGCGCTGATGTAGCCAAGTTGGTTTCTAGTGTTTCAAAGCTAAGCTATATAAATCAG CTGCTACGAAGACGTCGCAGGAACAACTTAAATCAGGGTGTTCTGGGTCCTGGAGAG GCGAACAGTTTACGAGTGATGCTTTTGGGGATGGTTGACGATCCTCGAGTGGTTCTTATCAAGCTTGCGGACCGTCTGCATAACATGAGAACCAT TCATGCTTTGTCATCACCAAAAGCCCAAGCTGTCGCACAAGAAACGTTAGCTGTATGGTGCTCACTTGCTTCCAGATTAGGTGTATGGGCTTTAAAAGCTGAACTCGAGGATTTGTGCTTCGCTGTTCTTCAG CCTCAAACATTTCGTCAAATGAGAGCTGAGCTGGCTTCCATGTGGAAGCCTGGCAATAGACCAAGAAATTTGCGGAGAGTGCTTGCAAAATCTGATTTGGTTGAACCCTTGGATAAAAGTGTAATAGTTACTGACTTGGATGTGTCAGTGGCTAGCGAGGAAGATCTGGCATCTATGAAG GATCTTTTGGAAGCTGTATTACCTTTTGATCTGTTACAAAATCGAGAAAAGCGCACAAAATTTCTTTATGATGTCAGCAAGGGTTCTCAGACAAAACCAAAAGTTGTGAGTGATGCTAGCGTTGCCTTGGCATCTCTAGCCCTTTGTGAGGAAGCACTTGAACAAGAATTACTTATATCAACTTC TTATGTTCCAGGAATGGAAGTAACTTTGTCAAGTCGCTTAAAAAGCTTGTATAGCATCTATTCCAAG ATGAAACGTAAAGATGTGGACATTAAGAAAATTTACGATGCACGGGCATTGAGGGTCGTAGTTGGGGATAAGAATGGAAGGCTGCATGGAGCTGCTGTAACATGTTGCTACAATATTCTTGACATTGTACACGG ACTTTGGACCCCAATTGATGGTGAgtttgatgattacattgtgaatCCGAAAAATAGTGGCTATCAG TCTCTCCACACAGCGATACAAGGTCCTGATAGATCACCGTTGGAAGTGCAGATAAGGACACAG ACGATGCACGAGCATGCCGAATATGGTCTTGCAGCACATTGGCTTTATAAAGAATCCGAGAACAAAGTGCCACAGTCAGCACCTATCCATGTACCCAAGGCTGACACATCTCCATTCCAGTCCAAACGGGTAGAGGATGAAACAGAAACGAATGACGATAATGATGATGAACTTTGCAAGTATAGGTCCTTGAAAAAAGGGCATCCAGTTCTCAGGATTGAAGGAAGTCACCTTCTTGCTTCAGTTATTGTCAG TGTAGACAACGGTGGTAGAGAACTGCTTGTGGCTGTGAGCTTTGGATTGGGGGCTTCAGAAGCGGTAGCTGATAGGAGATCCTCTTTCCAGATAAAACGATGGGAAGCATATGCAAATCTCCACAAAAAG GTTTCTGATCAATGGTGGTTTGCTCCAGGACATGGTGATTTGTGTACTTGTCTAGAAAAGTACGTACTATGTAAAGACGGTATATATCACAAG CAAGATCAATTTGATAGACTACGCCCGACTTTTATCCAAGTTATCGATCTGACGGAGAAAGAAGAGTTGGAATACTGGACGGTTGTCTCAGCTGTTTTAGAGGGCAAACAGGTTTCATCTATCCCAGTGAGCTCAAGCTTCTCTGAGAGGCTAACCTCCAAGTCTCTTATTTCCAGTCCCATTGAGACCAGCGTAAATAACAAG GTAAGACTACTGAGGGAAATGCTTCAGTGGGAGGAGCAGGTGAAGTTTGAAGCAGGCGGCGGCCTTATTCGAACAAAAAATGACAGCGGAAAATCAGCTGTGCTGTGTGAAGTGGCAATTGTATGCTGGCCCAATGGTGACATAATGAGGATGAGAAGTGGTAGTACTGCTGCTGATATAGCCATTAGAGTAGGACTGGAAGGCAAATTGGTACTTGTAAATGGTCAACTTGCATTGCCACATACTGAGCTCAGGGATGGCGACATTGTTGAAGTCAagactttgaaatcttga
- the LOC113322668 gene encoding importin subunit beta-1-like, protein MAMEVTQVLLNAQAVDGAVRKHAEESLMQFQEQNLLSFLLSLSSELANDEKPIESRKLAGLILKNALDAKEQHRKFELVQRWLSLDNAAKAQIKASLLKTLTSTVHDARSTASQVIAKVAGIEMPHNQWPELVSSLLGNIHQLPAHVKQATLETLGYLCEEVSPDVVDQDQVNKILTAVVQGMNSTETNNEVRLAATRALYNALGFAQANFTNDMERDYIMRVVCEATLSPEVKIRQAAFECLVSISSTYYDKLAMYMQDIFNITAKAVREDEEPVALQAIEFWSSICDEEIDILEEYGGDFSGDSDIPCSYFIKKALPALVPMLLETLLKQEEDQDQDEGAWNLAMAGGTCLGLVARTVGDDIVPLVMPFIEENITKADWRQREAATYAFGSILEGPAPDKLISIVNIALNFMLSALTTDPNNHVKDTTAWTLGRIFEFLHGSTTDTPIITNANCQQIITVLLQSMRDVPNVAEKACGALYFLAQGFEDVDTMSSPLTPFFQEIVKALLAVTHREDATESRLRTAAYETLNEVVRCSTDETAPLVVQLVPVIMMELHQTLEAQKLSSDEREKQAEFQGLLCGCLQVIIQKLGASETTKHPFMQFADQMMGLFLRVFACRSATVHEEAMLAIGALAYSTGPDFAKYMPEFYKYLEMGLQNFEEYQVCTITVGVVGDICRALEEKILPYCDGIMTQLLKNLSSNQLHRSVKPPIFSCFGDIALAIGENFEKYLAYAMPMLKSAAEVSAHASGSDDEIIEYTNLLRNGILEAFSGIFQGFKGSPKTHLLLPYSPHILQFLDSLYLVKDMDDVVMKTAIGVLGDLADTLGSNASPLIQQSVSSKDFLNECLSSDDHLIKESAEWAKLAISRAVSG, encoded by the exons ATGGCGATGGAAGTCACACAAGTGCTTCTCAATGCACAAGCAGTAGATGGTGCAGTGCGTAAACATGCTGAGGAAAGTCTTATGCAGTTTCAGGAGCAGAACCTACTTAGTTTCTTGCTATCGCTTTCAAGTGAATTAGCGAACGATGAAAAGCCTATTGAAAGTCGTAAACTAGCAGGTTTGATATTAAAGAATGCTTTGGATGCTAAGGAACAGCATAGGAAGTTTGAACTGGTACAGAGATGGTTGTCGCTTGATAATGCTGCTAAAGCTCAGATTAAAGCGTCTTTGTTAAAGACTCTTACTTCTACTGTACATGATGCACGGTCAACTGCGTCTCAAGTCATTGCAAAGGTTGCTGGAATCGAGATGCCACATAATCAGTGGCCAGAGCTTGTGAGTTCGCTCTTGGGTAATATTCACCAGCTCCCTGCTCATGTCAAGCAGGCTACTCTTGAGACTCTTGGTTATTTGTGCGAAGAGGTATCTCCAGACGTCGTAGATCAAGATCAAGTAAACAAGATACTTACAGCAGTTGTTCAGGGTATGAACTCTACAGAAACAAACAATGAAGTCAGGCTTGCTGCTACACGAGCATTATATAATGCCTTGGGTTTTGCTCAGGCTAACTTCACCAATGATATGGAGCGGGACTACATCATGAGGGTTGTTTGTGAAGCAACTTTATCACCTGAGGTGAAGATACGCCAGGCGGCTTTTGAGTGTCTGGTTTCCATCTCGTCAACCTACTACGACAAGCTAGCCATGTACATGCAAGACATCTTTAATATTACTGCAAAGGCTGTGAGGGAAGATGAGGAGCCTGTTGCCCTTCAGGCTATTGAGTTTTGGAGCTCTATTTGTGATGAAGAGATAGATATCCTAGAAGAATATGGAGGTGATTTCAGTGGTGACTCAGATATTCCCTGCTCTTACTTTATCAAGAAGGCTCTTCCTGCTCTTGTTCCTATGCTATTGGAGACTCTTCTTAAACAGGAGGAGGATCAGGATCAGGACGAAGGGGCTTGGAATCTTGCAATGGCTGGGGGTACATGCTTGGGTTTGGTTGCTCGTACAGTAGGAGACGACATTGTTCCACTTGTCATGCCTTTCATTGAAGAGAACATAACAAAAGCAGATTGGAGGCAGAGAGAGGCAGCCACATATGCCTTTGGTTCCATCCTGGAGGGCCCCGCTCCAGACAAGCTTATTTCCATTGTTAATATTGCTCTAAACTTCATGCTCAGTGCCTTGACAACAGATCCAAACAACCATGTGAAGGACACCACTGCATGGACCCTTGGAAGAATATTTGAATTCCTTCATGGATCGACTACAGATACACCCATCATTACCAATGCAAACTGTCAACAAATTATAACTGTTCTACTTCAGAGCATGAGAGACGTTCCTAATGTTGCTGAGAAGGCATGTGGGGCTCTCTATTTCTTGGCTCAGGGTTTTGAAGATGTTGACACGATGTCCTCTCCTTTGACTCCTTTCTTTCAGGAGATTGTAAAGGCCCTTCTTGCAGTTACCCATAGAGAAGATGCTACAGAATCTCGCCTACGTACTGCTGCATATGAGACTTTGAATGAAGTTGTTAGGTGTTCAACAGATGAGACGGCTCCACTGGTGGTGCAATTGGTTCCCGTGATAATGATGGAGCTCCACCAAACACTTGAAGCACAGAAGCTCTCATCCGATGAGAGAGAGAAGCAGGCTGAGTTTCAAGGACTTCTTTGTGGGTGCTTGCAGGTCATCATTCAGAAGTTGGGTGCATCTGAAACAACCAAACATCCATTCATGCAGTTTGCTGATCAGATGATGGGTCTTTTCTTGAGAGTATTTGCTTGCAGAAGTGCAACGGTGCATGAGGAGGCGATGCTTGCAATTGGAGCTCTTGCGTACTCTACTGGGCCAGATTTTGCCAAGTATATGCCAGAGTTTTACAAGTATTTGGAAATGGGTCTTCAGAATTTTGAGGAGTATCAGGTGTGTACCATCACAGTTGGCGTGGTCGGAGATATATGCAGGGCACTGGAAGAAAAGATTCTTCCTTATTGCGATGGCATAATGACACAACTTCTGAAGAACTTGTCGAGCAACCAATTACATCGATCCGTGAAACCACCCATTTTTTCATGCTTCGGTGACATCGCCCTGGCAATCGGAGAGAACTTTGAGAAGTACTTGGCCTATGCCATGCCAATGCTTAAAAGTGCAGCAGAGGTTTCAGCCCATGCATCTGGCTCTGATGATGAGATAATTGAGTACACCAACCTCCTAAGAAATGGAATCTTGGAggcattttcaggaattttccAAGGCTTTAAGGGATCTCCAAAGACTCATCTTTTGCTGCCGTACTCCCCTCACATTCTTCAGTTCTTGGATAGCTTGTACTTGGTGAAAGACAT GGATGATGTTGTTATGAAGACTGCGATTGGGGTACTTGGAGATCTAGCTGACACTCTGGGTAGTAATGCTAGTCCTTTGATTCAGCAGTCTGTGTCAAGTAAAGACTTTTTAAATGAATGCTTGTCATCTGATGACCATTTGATTAAGGAATCTGCTGAATGGGCTAAGTTGGCTATTAGTCGAGCTGTTTCTGGTTGA
- the LOC113322692 gene encoding arabinosyltransferase XEG113-like: MYILGPGGGGDDSSSSTSNAKKPLFLTIYATLVIGFLLSSFYVFSTLYSSGGANTPTLFTSTPPSATTTIATSISDTNATRTAAPRSSNGGGHTNIWTKPIWEVPEPGSEMPPHHTFQLSKELVESRVKDNVIVVTFGNYAFEDFVLNWVRHLTDLGVTNLLVGAMDIKLLESLYWQGVPVFDMGSNMSTIDVGWGTPTFHKMGREKVILIDAMLPFGYEILMCDTDMVWLKNPLPYMARFPEADILTSTDQVVPTVVDDSLEAWREESGAYNIGIFHWRSTATTIKLAREWKDMLLADDKIWDQNGFNELVHKQLGPPVDEESGLVFAYDGKLKLGMLPASIFCSGHTYFVQAIYQQLRLEPYAVHTTFQYAGTEGKRHRLREGMVFYDKPEYYDSPGGFLSFKPAIPKSLLLGGEHSIESHFVLVNYQMKQIRTALAIASLLNRTLVMPPLWCRVDRMWFPHPGIMPGTMTRQPFLCPLDHVFEVNIMLKDQSEEVFGPKIDIREYSFLDNPLVPKQVKESWLDVQLCQEGSPNCHAVTNTSRPGTLRFPKNSNEETFISVFSSFKDVKVLQFSSMQDAFTGFSDKAREDKFRNRVKRYTSIWCCVENKQPGHIYYDMYWDEKPAWKPLPPATPADDHPPF; encoded by the exons atgtACATATTGGgtcctggtggtggtggagatgattcatcatcatcaacatcaaatGCAAAGAAACCATTGTTTCTAACGATCTATGCAACACTTGTTATTGGGTTTCTTCTTTCATCCTTTTATGTCTTCTCTACCCTTTACTCTTCTGGTGGTGCTAACACCCCCACCCTTTTCACTTCTACACCAccttccgccaccaccaccatcgccactTCAATTTCAG ATACGAACGCTACTAGGACGGCGGCTCCGCGGTCCTCCAATGGTGGTGGACATACAAACATATGGACTAAGCCTATATGGGAAGTACCAGAACCAGGTAGCGAGATGCCACCACACCACACATTTCAACTCAGCAAAGAACTAGTTGAGAGTAGAGTGAAAGATAATGTCATTGTTGTAACATTTGGTAACTACGCATTCGAAGATTTTGTGCTGAATTGGGTTAGACACTTGACGGATCTTGGAGTTACTAATCTTCTTGTTGGTGCAATGGATATCAAACTGTTGGAGTCATTGTATTGGCAAGGTGTGCCAGTGTTTGATATGGGTAGTAATATGAGTACGATCGATGTCGGTTGGGGTACACCGACGTTTCACAAAATGGGGAGAGAAAAAGTTATTCTCATCGATGCTATGTTGCCGTTTGGCTATGAGATATTGATGTGTGACACCGACATGGTTTGGTTAAAG AATCCGCTGCCGTACATGGCTCGTTTTCCCGAGGCAGATATCTTAACTTCAACTGATCAAGTAGTTCCAACAGTTGTTGATGACAGTTTGGAAGCTTGGCGAGAAG AGAGTGGTGCCTACAATATTGGAATATTTCATTGGCGGTCAACAGCGACTACAATCAAGTTAGCAAGAGAATGGAAAGACATGCTTCTAGCTGATGATAAGATATGGGACCAGAATGGCTTCAATGAGCTTGTCCATAAACAGCTGGGGCCTCCAGTTGATGAAGAAAGTGGTCTTGTGTTTGCCTACGACGGGAAACTCAAGTTGGGAATGCTTCCCGCAAGTATATTTTGCAGTGGACATACTTACTTCGTCCAG GCTATATATCAGCAGCTGAGATTGGAACCGTATGCCGTGCATACTACCTTCCAGTATGCAGGTACTGAAGGAAAGCGTCATCGTCTGAGGGAAGGCATGGTTTTCTACGACAAGCCTGAATACTATGATTCACCAG GAGGTTTCTTGTCATTTAAACCAGCGATTCCAAAGAGCCTTTTGCTAGGTGGGGAACATAGTATTGAGTCGCACTTTGTTCTTGTTAATTACCAA ATGAAGCAAATAAGGACGGCTCTTGCTATTGCTTCATTGTTGAACCGTACCCTT GTGATGCCTCCACTTTGGTGCCGTGTGGACAGAATGTGGTTTCCACATCCAGGAATTATGCCTGGGACAATGACAAGGCAACCTTTTCTCTGCCCTCTGGATCATGTATTTGAG GTTAATATTATGTTGAAAGACCAATCAGAGGAAGTTTTTGGCCCGAAAATCGACATCAGAGAGTATTCTTTCTTGGATAACCCATTGGTTCCGAAGCAG GTAAAGGAGTCGTGGCTTGATGTTCAACTCTGTCAAGAAGGATCTCCAAATTGTCATGCAGTTACCAACACAAGTAGACCAGGAACTCTCAGATTTCCTAAGAATAGCAACGAAGAAACG TTCATTAGCGTGTTCTCCTCATTTAAGGACGTGAAAGTGTTACAGTTCTCTTCAATGCAAGACGCCTTCACTGGTTTCTCTGACAAG GCAAGGGAAGAC